One region of Candidatus Thorarchaeota archaeon genomic DNA includes:
- a CDS encoding Lrp/AsnC ligand binding domain-containing protein, with translation MSTVIMAFIMAKVESAKAREVLEAVRKMDQVQETYLIYGAYDLLIKGVFNTPEALSSFVVDKLRKTDGIKDTVTNVCASCD, from the coding sequence ATGTCTACTGTGATCATGGCTTTCATCATGGCAAAGGTAGAGTCTGCGAAGGCACGCGAAGTCCTTGAGGCTGTCCGCAAAATGGACCAAGTCCAAGAGACCTATCTCATATACGGCGCCTATGACCTCCTCATCAAGGGTGTATTCAACACGCCCGAGGCCCTCTCCAGCTTCGTTGTAGACAAGCTACGCAAGACTGACGGGATCAAGGACACTGTGACGAATGTCTGTGCCTCTTGTGACTAG
- a CDS encoding hydrogenase iron-sulfur subunit, which translates to MEVTVLTAAAHEDGATGKASKAKKREFEPRIISFCCNWCSYAGADLAGTSRMQMPPNVRIIRVNCTGRIDPSFILDALSQGADGVLISGCHPGDCHYTTGNIKMRARFAMLRALVEQAGIEPERIRLQWASAAEGDVFARGVTDMVETVRKLGPNRRTGQ; encoded by the coding sequence ATGGAGGTCACTGTGTTGACGGCTGCGGCTCACGAAGACGGAGCAACTGGCAAGGCATCCAAGGCCAAAAAGAGAGAATTCGAGCCGAGGATCATCAGCTTCTGCTGCAATTGGTGCTCTTATGCTGGAGCCGACTTGGCCGGCACAAGCAGGATGCAGATGCCGCCCAATGTACGGATAATCCGTGTGAACTGCACGGGTCGTATCGACCCCAGCTTCATTCTTGACGCGCTCAGCCAGGGTGCAGACGGCGTGCTCATATCGGGCTGCCACCCCGGCGACTGTCACTACACAACGGGTAATATCAAGATGCGTGCAAGGTTCGCCATGCTCCGGGCGCTCGTTGAGCAAGCGGGCATTGAGCCGGAGAGGATACGTCTGCAGTGGGCGAGTGCTGCAGAGGGAGATGTCTTTGCGAGAGGAGTGACCGACATGGTAGAGACGGTGAGGAAACTGGGTCCGAACCGGAGGACTGGACAATGA
- a CDS encoding F420-nonreducing hydrogenase: MTKRVAFAQLSSCWGCDQSLVDLHFSLLEVLPQLEILYWPAVVDFKLKDLEGLPDKSVHVGFVEGSCRTENDLHLLKVMREKSKLLVAWGSCSCFGGVQGLGNQWTLSQLTDTKFFKPETVVNPRLPTENVPAFLDKVAPNPQHVPFDIILPGCPPSSKNTFDAVTALLTGAPFDLPQKTVCDQCTRTREEKRIKKFRRTHEGKIDPKKCILDQGYLCLGFATIGFCGAQCPAANAPCKGCFGPPPGVKDHGAKIISALGGIVEMEPEELRAAFPDPIGSFYFVDYAASYLSRITSKEDSKK; the protein is encoded by the coding sequence ATGACAAAACGTGTTGCCTTTGCGCAGCTGTCCTCTTGCTGGGGATGCGACCAGTCGCTTGTAGACCTTCACTTCAGTCTCCTAGAGGTGTTGCCTCAGCTGGAGATACTCTATTGGCCAGCTGTAGTGGACTTCAAGCTCAAAGACCTAGAGGGTCTACCGGACAAGTCTGTTCATGTCGGCTTTGTAGAGGGAAGCTGCCGAACCGAGAACGACCTGCACCTGCTGAAGGTCATGAGAGAGAAGAGCAAACTGCTGGTCGCATGGGGATCCTGTTCGTGCTTTGGTGGAGTGCAGGGGCTTGGTAACCAGTGGACGTTGAGCCAGCTCACTGATACCAAGTTCTTCAAGCCGGAGACAGTAGTCAATCCGCGATTGCCTACGGAGAACGTCCCAGCGTTCCTTGACAAGGTCGCGCCAAATCCCCAGCATGTGCCCTTTGACATCATACTCCCCGGGTGTCCGCCATCCAGCAAGAACACATTTGACGCAGTGACTGCCCTGCTCACAGGTGCGCCTTTTGACCTCCCACAGAAGACCGTGTGCGACCAGTGTACTCGCACACGAGAGGAGAAGAGAATCAAGAAGTTCCGCAGGACTCACGAGGGCAAGATAGACCCGAAGAAGTGCATTCTTGACCAAGGCTACCTCTGCCTCGGTTTCGCCACCATCGGGTTCTGTGGCGCACAGTGTCCCGCAGCTAACGCTCCATGTAAGGGATGCTTTGGACCCCCGCCCGGTGTGAAGGACCACGGTGCAAAGATAATCTCGGCGTTGGGCGGAATTGTGGAGATGGAACCGGAAGAGCTCAGGGCTGCATTCCCAGACCCGATTGGTTCCTTTTACTTCGTTGACTACGCAGCATCATACCTGTCAAGGATAACCTCGAAGGAGGACTCGAAGAAATGA
- a CDS encoding Ni/Fe hydrogenase subunit alpha has product MTDGERTIKIEPVTRLEGHGDLTIRLTKTGKVKDVQFNVTSTRFFEKFLEGRFAEEAPILAPRICGICPVPHHLASVKAVEAAWDVTPPPAAVKVRRLHINAKQLSSHGLHFFALAAPDFLAGPFGDPAKRNVAEIIKALPDVGKLALHVMQFGQDLSGSVGGRPVHPVTSVPGGLLSPFSEEKRDAFLKQLDSLKEWTTATVELAKKVIEDYWDPITKLAVVPTYYLGTHKSGNLEIYDGQIRVMDPEGKIVADFKPKDYRKHLGEHIPDHSYATHTFYLPAGYPEGVWRANTLARCNIADRMATPLAQEALEEMRAKLGRPIHATFAYHWARVIEMVQAVEEIEMLLKDPDIVSTDVKLSDVQPKKGNGVGCVEAPRGTLIHHYWTDEKGVITAANLIVATNNNIAGIEKSLLEAAKQIFEKRAHESLKLPEPKIR; this is encoded by the coding sequence ATGACCGACGGGGAAAGGACCATCAAGATAGAGCCGGTCACAAGACTGGAGGGCCACGGCGACCTGACAATCAGACTGACGAAGACCGGCAAGGTCAAGGATGTCCAGTTCAACGTGACAAGCACACGGTTCTTCGAGAAGTTCCTTGAGGGACGGTTTGCAGAAGAGGCCCCAATCCTCGCACCCAGGATATGTGGTATATGTCCGGTCCCACACCATCTGGCTTCCGTCAAGGCCGTCGAAGCTGCATGGGACGTCACACCCCCTCCGGCGGCAGTCAAGGTGAGAAGACTCCACATCAACGCGAAGCAGTTGTCTTCTCACGGGCTACATTTCTTTGCCCTTGCGGCTCCGGACTTTCTTGCAGGTCCGTTTGGAGACCCTGCCAAGAGAAACGTGGCGGAGATAATCAAAGCTCTGCCGGACGTTGGAAAGCTCGCGCTGCACGTCATGCAGTTCGGTCAAGACCTCTCAGGGTCAGTGGGAGGTAGGCCAGTTCATCCAGTCACTTCAGTACCTGGTGGACTGCTCAGCCCATTCTCAGAGGAGAAGCGAGATGCGTTCCTGAAGCAGCTTGACTCACTCAAGGAGTGGACCACTGCAACTGTGGAACTGGCCAAGAAGGTGATTGAAGACTACTGGGACCCTATCACAAAACTCGCGGTTGTACCAACATACTATCTCGGAACTCACAAGAGCGGAAACCTCGAGATCTACGACGGCCAGATTCGTGTGATGGACCCCGAGGGCAAGATAGTCGCTGACTTCAAGCCAAAGGACTATAGAAAGCACCTGGGAGAGCATATCCCCGACCACTCCTACGCCACACACACCTTCTACCTTCCAGCGGGATATCCGGAGGGGGTCTGGAGGGCCAACACACTGGCAAGATGCAATATCGCCGACCGGATGGCCACACCTCTTGCTCAGGAGGCACTTGAGGAGATGCGTGCGAAACTCGGCAGGCCGATACATGCCACCTTCGCTTACCACTGGGCAAGAGTCATAGAGATGGTCCAGGCCGTAGAGGAGATCGAAATGCTCCTCAAAGACCCAGACATAGTGAGCACCGATGTCAAGCTCTCGGATGTGCAACCGAAAAAGGGCAATGGTGTGGGTTGTGTGGAGGCACCGCGAGGCACGCTCATTCATCACTACTGGACTGACGAGAAAGGAGTCATCACAGCCGCTAACCTTATAGTCGCGACTAACAACAACATAGCAGGAATCGAGAAGAGCCTCCTCGAAGCGGCAAAGCAGATCTTCGAGAAGCGAGCTCACGAGTCACTTAAACTGCCAGAACCAAAAATCAGGTGA
- a CDS encoding MBL fold metallo-hydrolase, whose product MMPVEIARNVFWVGAIDYDVRNFHGYSYTVHHGTTYNAYLIRGEKKTVLVDAVYGPFADDMFSRISNIVAPEKIDYMVSNHAEMDHSGAVPEVLRRVPNATLVCTARAVDPLKKHYADGWKIQTVKTGDELDLGGRTLRFYEAPMLHWPESMFTYMVEDQILMPNDAFGQHYATQERFADEVDQYVLWREAAKYYANILWPLSRMVQRKIEEVVKLGLPIKMIAPSHGLIWRKDPLQIVTRYLEWAKGERTTDKVVITWDTMWQSTTKLARAMAEGIREAGLTPLLMLIPHSDRSDIMAELLEAKGVLVGSSTLHNDILPTVAPILSDIEVLKPEGKKGAAFGSFGWAGGAAKKIQEAMERGKMQVVMEPFTVKWVPTGDELKAAKAFGRDFAEKVKN is encoded by the coding sequence ATGATGCCTGTTGAGATTGCAAGGAACGTGTTCTGGGTTGGTGCCATTGATTATGACGTGCGGAACTTTCATGGCTATTCATACACTGTGCACCATGGAACGACCTACAATGCGTACCTCATCAGGGGCGAGAAGAAGACCGTCCTTGTCGATGCTGTCTACGGGCCCTTTGCGGATGACATGTTCAGTCGCATCTCCAACATAGTGGCCCCTGAGAAGATTGACTACATGGTGTCGAACCATGCGGAGATGGATCACTCCGGTGCTGTGCCAGAGGTCCTCAGACGGGTGCCGAATGCGACCCTTGTATGCACAGCAAGGGCAGTGGACCCGCTGAAGAAGCACTACGCCGATGGCTGGAAGATACAGACGGTCAAGACAGGGGATGAGCTGGACCTCGGCGGGAGGACTCTGAGGTTCTACGAGGCCCCCATGCTCCACTGGCCAGAGAGTATGTTCACCTACATGGTAGAGGACCAGATACTCATGCCGAATGATGCCTTCGGTCAGCACTATGCTACTCAGGAGCGGTTTGCTGACGAGGTGGATCAATACGTGCTGTGGCGAGAAGCAGCCAAGTACTACGCCAACATTCTATGGCCCCTCAGCAGGATGGTGCAGAGGAAGATCGAGGAGGTAGTCAAGTTGGGTCTGCCAATCAAGATGATTGCACCGTCCCACGGTCTCATCTGGAGGAAGGACCCGCTGCAGATAGTCACCAGATACTTGGAGTGGGCGAAGGGTGAGAGGACCACTGACAAAGTCGTGATAACTTGGGACACCATGTGGCAGAGTACTACCAAGCTCGCGCGGGCCATGGCCGAGGGAATACGCGAGGCAGGTCTCACTCCGTTGCTCATGCTCATTCCACATAGTGACAGGAGTGACATCATGGCAGAGCTTCTCGAAGCCAAGGGTGTCCTCGTGGGTAGCTCCACACTGCATAACGACATCCTGCCCACCGTTGCTCCGATACTCTCTGACATTGAGGTCCTCAAGCCTGAGGGCAAGAAGGGAGCCGCCTTCGGGTCGTTCGGTTGGGCTGGCGGAGCAGCGAAGAAGATACAGGAGGCCATGGAGCGCGGTAAGATGCAGGTGGTCATGGAACCCTTCACTGTGAAGTGGGTCCCGACAGGGGATGAACTCAAGGCCGCAAAGGCATTTGGAAGGGATTTCGCAGAGAAGGTCAAGAACTAG